In Hasllibacter sp. MH4015, the following proteins share a genomic window:
- a CDS encoding AMP-binding protein — MTDRPWTAFYRPGARTDIDAPAYRNLGDLIGSVAQTFGKAPAFTCCLPNGMNGTLTFAQADEMSDALAVYLREVAGLNAGDRVAVQMPNSLSFPVAAFGILKAGCIIVNVNPLYTAEEMAKQFEDAEPHALIIADMFADKVTAATRGHPIPNIIVTRVAEFLPAMPRGIVGLVQKHWDRTVKPIEIAHIRLPDALQAGRTHRDTETIEVEKYHQNVDADDVAVLQYTGGTTGVSKGAMLTHRNLVVNMEQTMELIEGLEKGREVALTVLPLYHIFAFTVNLLGFYWLGARNILIPNPRPLTNLKRAFENYKITWMSGVNTLFNGLTNEIWFLDTPPKHLKFASAGGMALQASVAKRWEEITGKPVIQGYGLTETSPCLTFEPLGKARAGSIGVPVPSTLVAIMDEDGNPLPPGETGEIAAKGPQIMKGYWRKPEETAKVMAGDYFLTGDIGIMEPDGYIRIVDRKKDMVVVSGFNVYPNEVEDVLVTHPGVDEAAVIGVPDDATGEAVKAFVVLKDKSVTSDALRAFCKEHLTPYKVPKRVEFRDELPKSNVGKILRKDLRAEELAQIAAE, encoded by the coding sequence ATGACAGACCGCCCGTGGACGGCATTCTATCGCCCCGGCGCCCGGACCGATATCGACGCTCCGGCCTATCGCAACCTCGGTGATCTGATCGGCTCCGTCGCGCAGACCTTCGGCAAGGCACCCGCCTTCACCTGCTGCCTGCCCAACGGCATGAACGGCACGCTCACCTTTGCCCAGGCCGATGAGATGTCGGACGCGCTCGCCGTCTACCTGCGGGAGGTTGCGGGCCTGAACGCGGGCGACCGTGTCGCGGTTCAGATGCCCAATTCGCTCAGCTTTCCCGTCGCCGCCTTCGGCATCCTGAAGGCCGGTTGCATCATCGTGAACGTGAACCCCCTCTACACGGCGGAGGAGATGGCCAAGCAGTTCGAGGATGCAGAACCCCACGCGCTCATCATCGCGGACATGTTCGCCGACAAGGTCACCGCCGCCACCCGCGGCCACCCGATCCCCAACATCATCGTCACCCGTGTTGCCGAATTCCTGCCCGCCATGCCGCGCGGGATCGTGGGATTGGTGCAAAAGCACTGGGACCGCACCGTCAAACCGATCGAGATTGCCCATATCCGCCTGCCCGACGCGCTCCAGGCCGGGCGCACCCATCGCGATACGGAAACCATCGAGGTGGAGAAATACCACCAGAATGTCGATGCCGATGACGTGGCGGTCCTGCAATATACCGGCGGCACCACGGGTGTCAGCAAGGGCGCGATGCTGACCCACCGCAACCTCGTGGTGAACATGGAACAGACGATGGAGCTGATCGAGGGGTTGGAAAAGGGCCGCGAGGTCGCGCTGACCGTCCTGCCGCTCTACCACATCTTCGCCTTCACCGTGAACCTGCTCGGATTTTACTGGCTGGGCGCGCGCAACATCCTGATCCCGAACCCGCGCCCGCTGACGAACCTCAAACGTGCGTTCGAGAATTACAAGATCACCTGGATGAGCGGTGTGAACACGCTTTTCAACGGGCTGACGAACGAGATCTGGTTCCTCGACACGCCACCAAAACACCTGAAATTCGCCTCCGCCGGGGGCATGGCCCTGCAAGCCAGCGTCGCCAAAAGGTGGGAGGAGATTACCGGCAAACCGGTGATCCAGGGCTACGGGCTGACCGAAACCTCGCCCTGCCTGACGTTCGAGCCCCTGGGCAAGGCGCGGGCGGGCAGCATCGGCGTGCCGGTCCCCTCCACCCTCGTCGCCATCATGGATGAGGACGGCAATCCCCTGCCGCCCGGCGAGACCGGAGAGATCGCCGCCAAAGGCCCCCAGATCATGAAGGGCTATTGGCGCAAGCCGGAAGAGACCGCCAAGGTCATGGCGGGCGATTATTTCCTGACCGGTGACATCGGGATCATGGAACCCGACGGCTATATTCGCATCGTCGACCGCAAGAAGGACATGGTCGTCGTGTCCGGCTTCAACGTCTATCCCAACGAGGTTGAGGATGTGCTCGTCACCCATCCCGGCGTGGATGAGGCCGCCGTGATCGGTGTGCCGGACGACGCCACGGGGGAGGCCGTGAAAGCCTTCGTCGTGCTCAAGGACAAATCCGTCACGTCCGACGCCCTGCGCGCGTTCTGCAAGGAACATCTGACCCCCTACAAGGTCCCCAAGCGCGTGGAGTTCCGCGACGAGTTGCCGAAATCGAATGTCGGCAAAATCCTCAGAAAAGACCTGCGCGCGGAAGAGCTTGCGCAGATCGCGGCGGAGTAA
- a CDS encoding bile acid:sodium symporter family protein, whose product MVGAFEQALLALMIFVIMLGMGASLTPRDFILALKRPYGLAIGVISQYGFMPFIGFLLITFLPLPEAIAIGVLIMACMPGGTTSNIFTYFSKGNLALSVLMTVTSTVFGVILIPIVLLIYASALDLEIPRENIIATLVLLLVPVAIGMTMRKINANVGAVTEFMGSALALFFILFIMVSWVPRNWQFLVTTTPATYVAAIGLGLFGITIGYTFARVLRLHPRNARTVALETGIQNGPLAIAIVAFTFSGDQAQSYMAVPALYSLFIVIVSTLVTLVFRRANTAAEQKLPDSLL is encoded by the coding sequence ATGGTCGGAGCCTTCGAACAAGCCCTTCTGGCGCTGATGATCTTCGTCATCATGCTCGGCATGGGCGCCTCGCTCACTCCGCGCGATTTTATCCTCGCGCTCAAACGCCCCTACGGCCTCGCCATCGGTGTGATAAGCCAATACGGTTTCATGCCCTTCATCGGCTTCTTGCTGATCACCTTCCTCCCCCTGCCCGAGGCGATTGCCATCGGCGTGCTCATCATGGCCTGTATGCCGGGCGGGACGACCTCCAACATTTTCACCTATTTCTCCAAGGGCAACCTGGCGCTGTCGGTCCTGATGACCGTCACCTCCACCGTGTTCGGCGTGATCCTCATCCCCATCGTGCTGCTGATCTACGCCTCCGCCCTGGATCTGGAGATCCCGAGGGAGAATATCATCGCCACCCTCGTCTTGCTGCTGGTGCCCGTGGCCATCGGCATGACGATGCGCAAGATCAACGCCAATGTCGGTGCGGTGACGGAATTCATGGGTTCCGCGCTGGCGCTGTTCTTCATCCTCTTCATCATGGTCTCCTGGGTGCCGCGCAACTGGCAGTTTCTCGTGACGACGACGCCCGCAACTTACGTCGCGGCGATCGGCTTGGGGCTCTTCGGGATCACCATCGGCTACACCTTTGCCCGCGTCCTGCGTCTGCACCCCCGCAACGCGCGCACCGTAGCGTTGGAGACGGGGATTCAGAACGGCCCCCTTGCCATCGCCATCGTGGCCTTCACCTTCTCCGGCGACCAGGCGCAAAGCTACATGGCCGTGCCCGCGCTCTATTCGCTCTTCATCGTGATCGTGTCGACGCTGGTGACGCTGGTGTTCCGCCGCGCCAACACCGCCGCAGAGCAGAAGCTGCCCGACAGCCTCCTCTGA